From one Doryrhamphus excisus isolate RoL2022-K1 chromosome 9, RoL_Dexc_1.0, whole genome shotgun sequence genomic stretch:
- the cops8 gene encoding COP9 signalosome complex subunit 8 translates to MPAAVIMEENFDKLLEQCEAQELEAPGGIATPQVYSQLLALYLLHNDMNNGRYLWKRIPQAIKAANPELTAIWAVGQRIWQRDFPGIYTAIATYQWSENILPVMEALQESTRQRAYGLVAQAYTSITAEDFAAFVGYSVEEAVKGVVSQGWQADPTTRMVMPKKPDPPPVSSVPNEQQLARLTDYVAFLEN, encoded by the exons ATGCCTGCTGCTGTGATTATGGAAGAGAATTTTGACAAACTATTAGAACAATGTGAAGCTCAAGAACTGGAG GCTCCAGGCGGCATCGCAACACCTCAAGTGTATTCTCAGCTCTTGGCGCTTTATTTACTGCATAACGATAT GAATAATGGCAGATATCTTTGGAAGAGGATCCCCCAGGCAATAAAAGCG gcAAATCCTGAATTAACAGCTATTTGGGCAGTTGGCCAGCGTATATGGCAGCGAGACTTTCCTGGAATATATACAGCTATCGCAACTTATCAGTGGTCAGAGAATATCCTTCCCGTAATGGAGGCTCTGCAAG AGAGTACGCGGCAAAGGGCCTACGGGTTAGTGGCGCAGGCATACACTTCCATCACTGCAGAGGATTTTGCTGCCTTTGTGGGCTACTCAGTGGAGGAGGCTGTTAAAG GTGTGGTGAGTCAAGGTTGGCAGGCAGACCCCACTACCAGGATGGTAATGCCCAAAAAGCCAG aTCCTCCGCCTGTTTCATCTGTTCCAAATGAGCAGCAGTTGGCCAGACTCACCGACTACGTGGCTTTCCTGGAGAACTGA
- the trim63b gene encoding E3 ubiquitin-protein ligase TRIM63, whose product MDLQRTGSLVRPPSPMDSLEKQLSCPICLDMFTKPVVILPCQHNLCRSCASDLYDSRNPYRFSGGVFRCPTCRFEVVLDRHGVHGLQRNLLVENIIDIYKQQQEVSGNGNTETLKPKESKEPMCQEHEDERINIYCKTCQTPTCSMCKVFGQHKDCEVAPLESVYQTQKGELSNAIDSLVASNGRLQSLLIQMEDACRAVQENAQRAKQGLAERFDLLYAVLEERKTILLEQIGKEQDEKVAALRALAQRYGERLQASSELTDSAVRALEQSGAAEFLLASKGLITQTKDAAKSSMGEDRPEPGFEKMDHFTVSTEHVETVLAKIDFGSGDDEDDDFDDAEEEEEE is encoded by the coding sequence ATGGATCTTCAGAGGACAGGATCGTTGGTTCGCCCTCCGAGCCCGATGGACAGCCTTGAGAAGCAGCTGAGCTGCCCCATTTGCCTGGACATGTTCACCAAACCTGTTGTCATCCTCCCCTGCCAACACAACTTGTGCCGAAGCTGTGCCAGTGACCTCTATGACTCACGCAACCCGTACCGCTTCTCCGGTGGTGTGTTCCGCTGTCCTACATGCAGGTTTGAGGTTGTGCTTGACCGCCACGGTGTCCACGGGCTCCAGCGGAACCTGTTGGTAGAGAACATCATCGACATCTATAAGCAGCAGCAAGAAGTGAGTGGCAATGGAAACACAGAAACCTTGAAGCCCAAAGAGTCGAAAGAACCAATGTGTCAGGAACATGAAGACGAGAGAATCAACATCTATTGCAAAACATGCCAGACCCCCACTTGCTCCATGTGCAAAGTGTTTGGGCAGCATAAAGACTGCGAGGTGGCGCCTTTAGAAAGTGTTTATCAGACCCAAAAGGGTGAACTGAGCAATGCTATCGACAGTCTGGTGGCCAGTAATGGACGCTTACAGTCTCTACTTATCCAGATGGAAGACGCTTGCCGCGCTGTACAGGAAAATGCTCAGCGTGCTAAACAAGGCTTAGCCGAACGCTTTGACCTCTTGTACGCTGTCCTGGAAGAGCGAAAAACCATACTGCTGGAGCAAATTGGAAAAGAGCAAGATGAGAAGGTGGCTGCTTTACGGGCACTCGCCCAGCGTTACGGCGAACGACTTCAGGCAAGCTCCGAGCTGACAGACTCGGCTGTGAGGGCCTTGGAGCAGAGCGGAGCTGCTGAGTTTTTGTTGGCATCCAAAGGCCTGATCACGCAAACCAAAGATGCAGCTAAAAGCTCAATGGGAGAAGACCGGCCAGAGCCCGGGTTTGAGAAGATGGATCATTTCACCGTGTCGACAGAGCATGTTGAAACCGTCCTGGCAAAGATTGACTTTGGGTCaggtgatgatgaagatgatgattttGATGAcgctgaggaggaagaggaggaataA
- the mlphb gene encoding melanophilin, with the protein MLGVTTAKKLDLSKLTDEEASHVWQVVQRDFHLRKKEEDRLGDLKTKIKREDSKKEFLGHQTWLTESYCIRCLKPFKFLVNSKRQCLDCQLYVCKACSRYNMRQHGFVCDPCHMTRVLKIGTLEWYHENVRSRFKRFGSAKVMRSLFKRLTGKHTYSSDDDDDDDEQPGFENSRMDATDSHHYNQMKKTKRRLTVDPVDFHLASDINSRRQTHQTRGSQDMMMINVGERESMLAEADMASGFHHDLKEQSKSLDFNVDVGCDHGLTPQQDDAVYSDHPTVPSRSMSRLSYSSCGSGSAGGPWGPTCYALGPDDSEEDPVFKSHFNHISQESLNYPNSPPQIVDLDRRMSAIETLLNHLQITLTSNQTNKSPQIPDKASPPHGWEEVDIEEHQLRQKLNEMAGDISDHSLSSDEEEASNLSVSLQEMAAAVAAIQDGDKTLTRTPSRPTSRALTAVPRLTELNPQPSNSDKRNSSIESMDNRYHLHEEESGFKGSTALLFELEDKIAQAAADVQNTQTQVSYIENRIAALNTAGMPVEKRLKSGIMNQTRRLSQNFPPKSSQETGFIRRRLSLK; encoded by the exons GGATCTTAAGACCAAGATTAAGAGGGAAGACTCAAAGAAAGAGTTTTTGGGTCATCAGACTTGGCTGACCGAGTCTTACTGTATCCGCTGTCTGAAACCCTTCAAGTTCCTGGTGAACAGCAAGCGCCAGTGTCTGGACTGTCAGCTGTACGTCTGCAAGGCCTGCAGTCGTTACAATATGAGACAGCATGGCTTTGTCTGTGATccctgtcacatgaccag GGTCCTCAAGATTGGTACACTAGAATGGTATCATGAGAATGTACGTTCACGCTTTAAGCGCTTCGGGAGTGCCAAGGTGATGCGATCACTCTTCAAGAGACTGACTGGGAAACACACATACTCttccgatgatgatgatgatgatgatgaac AACCTGGATTTGAAAACAGTCGCATGGACGCCACTGATTCACACCACTATAATCAG atgaaaaaaaccAAAAGGCGTCTAACTGTTGACCCTGTTGATTTTCATCTGGCATCTGACATCAACTCAAGACGACAAACTCATCAG ACAAGAGGTTCTCAggacatgatgatgataaatgtTGGTGAAAGGGAGTCGATGCTTGCAGAGGCTGACATGGCCTCTGGTTTCCATCACGATTTGAAGGAGCAAAGCAAAAGTCTGGATTTCAATGTGGATGTTGGATGTGATCACGGCTTGACCCCACAACAAG ATGACGCTGTGTACTCCGACCACCCGACTGTTCCGTCTCGCTCCATGTCCCGGCTCAGCTACTCTTCATGTGGCAGTGGGAGTGCTGGAGGACCTTGGGGCCCCACTTGCTATGCTTTAGGTCCTGATGACTCAGAAGAGGACCCAGTCTTCAAGTCTCATTTCAATCACATTTCCCAGGAGAGCCTCAACTACCCAAACTCCCCACCGCAG ATCGTTGACCTGGACAGACGAATGTCAGCTATAGAGACCCTTTTAAACCACTTGCAGATTACTTTGACCTCCAATCAG ACTAACAAATCTCCTCAGATTCCAGACAAAGCATCTCCTCCTCACGGGTGGGAGGAGGTGGATATCGAGGAACATCAACTTAGACAAAAACTGAATGAGATGGCGGGTGACATAAGTGATCATAGCCTGAGTTCTGACGAAGAAGAGGCGTCCAACCTTTCAGTCTCCCTCCAAGAGAtggcagcagcagtagcagccaTTCAAGACGGAGATAAAACGCTCACCAGAACACCTTCCAGACCCACTTCAAGAGCACTCACTGCGGTTCCCAGATTGACAGAACTGAACCCTCAACCGTCAAATTCTGACAAG AGAAACTCTTCAATAGAAAGCATGGACAATCGGTACCACCTTCACGAGGAGGAGTCAGGTTTCAAAGGTTCAACAGCTTTACTGTTTGAACTGGAGGACAAGATAGCCCAAGCTGCTGCTGATGTTCAAAATACCCAAACTCAG GTGTCTTATATTGAGAATAGGATTGCTGCTCTGAACACTGCTGGCATGCCGGTGGAGAAAAGGCTGAAG TCTGGAATCATGAACCAAACCAGAAGACTTTCCCAAAACTTTCCCCCAA AAAGCAGTCAAGAAACAGGATTCATAAGGAGGAGACTGAGCCTGAAGTGA